A single genomic interval of Gammaproteobacteria bacterium harbors:
- a CDS encoding enoyl-CoA hydratase/isomerase family protein, translated as MTTIACNELDDGILEVRLNRPERLNAINPALIGELIEVFRGLQRDRQIRVVILTGAGKGFCAGADLQEFVAPGGIPGTAGMSQLGFVYKFQEYLAELMLAIHECDKPVIAAVNGAAVGGGLAIALASDIRIASDRARFGAVFIKTGLSSCDVGTSYFLPRLVGAGVAADLMLSGRIIDAAEAREIRLVSRVVTSADLASTAMDAARSIRENSEYGVWMTKKGLWANVDAPSLRHAMELENRTQVLGSFTGCMEESMQAFGEGRKPSWKPL; from the coding sequence ATGACAACCATCGCCTGCAATGAACTCGATGACGGTATCCTCGAGGTTCGTCTGAACCGGCCGGAGCGGCTCAACGCGATCAACCCCGCGCTGATAGGAGAATTGATCGAGGTGTTCCGTGGCTTGCAACGCGACCGCCAGATCCGTGTGGTGATCCTGACTGGTGCGGGAAAAGGATTTTGTGCGGGAGCCGACCTGCAGGAATTCGTTGCTCCGGGTGGAATTCCCGGGACCGCGGGCATGTCGCAACTGGGCTTCGTCTACAAGTTCCAGGAATACCTGGCCGAATTGATGCTGGCCATCCATGAATGCGACAAGCCGGTGATTGCCGCCGTGAACGGGGCCGCCGTGGGTGGCGGGCTGGCGATCGCGCTGGCCAGCGATATCCGCATCGCCTCGGACAGGGCCCGGTTCGGCGCCGTGTTCATCAAGACCGGGTTGTCGAGTTGCGATGTGGGTACCAGCTATTTCCTGCCGCGCCTGGTCGGGGCGGGTGTCGCCGCCGACCTGATGCTGAGCGGCCGGATCATCGACGCCGCCGAGGCGCGCGAAATTCGTCTCGTGTCGCGGGTGGTGACGTCGGCGGATCTGGCGAGCACTGCCATGGATGCGGCACGGTCCATCCGGGAAAATTCGGAGTACGGCGTGTGGATGACGAAGAAGGGTCTGTGGGCGAATGTCGATGCACCGAGCCTGCGTCATGCCATGGAGCTGGAGAACCGCACCCAGGTTCTGGGGAGTTTCACCGGCTGCATGGAGGAGTCCATGCAGGCATTCGGCGAGGGACGCAAACCGTCGTGGAAACCGCTGTGA
- a CDS encoding cold-shock protein: MAIGTVKFFNTTKGFGFIQPEGGDKDVFVHISAVERAGMGTLSEGQRVSFEVVSERGKNAADNLKPA; the protein is encoded by the coding sequence ATGGCTATCGGAACCGTAAAATTTTTCAACACGACGAAAGGCTTTGGATTCATCCAGCCGGAAGGCGGCGACAAGGACGTGTTCGTCCACATCAGCGCAGTCGAGCGCGCCGGCATGGGCACGCTGAGCGAAGGCCAGCGCGTCAGCTTTGAAGTTGTCTCGGAGCGCGGCAAGAACGCGGCTGACAACCTGAAGCCTGCCTGA
- a CDS encoding glucose 1-dehydrogenase has product MYQVNLEGKVALVTGGSRGLGRAMVLGLARAGADVVIASRKLAGCEAVAEEVRALGRQALPVAAHAGQMESLDALLEATYQRFGRLDILINNAGTNPVTAGLSEHTPELFQKVFEVNTKGPWYLASRAAPRMAAHGGGSIINVLSVSALKPSPYQGFYAATKAALHALTSVMAAEWAAMGIRVNALAPGSFHSDMFDNSAKVLPGFMEGSIAKTLQKRVAETDEIIGSVMYLASDMSSYTTGSTLVTDGGYLVL; this is encoded by the coding sequence GTGTATCAAGTGAATCTGGAAGGCAAGGTGGCACTGGTCACCGGCGGCAGCCGGGGCCTGGGGCGGGCGATGGTGCTCGGCCTGGCACGCGCCGGCGCCGATGTGGTGATCGCCAGCCGCAAGCTGGCGGGCTGTGAGGCGGTGGCGGAGGAAGTGCGTGCGCTGGGGCGCCAGGCGCTGCCCGTCGCGGCCCACGCCGGACAGATGGAAAGCCTCGATGCGCTGCTGGAGGCGACCTACCAGCGCTTTGGCAGGCTGGACATCCTGATCAACAACGCCGGCACCAACCCGGTGACCGCGGGGCTCTCCGAGCACACGCCGGAACTGTTCCAGAAGGTGTTCGAGGTCAACACCAAGGGTCCGTGGTACCTCGCTTCGCGCGCAGCGCCGCGCATGGCGGCGCATGGCGGAGGCTCGATCATCAACGTGCTTTCGGTGAGTGCGCTGAAGCCGTCGCCTTACCAGGGTTTCTACGCTGCCACCAAGGCGGCGTTGCACGCGCTCACCAGTGTCATGGCGGCGGAATGGGCTGCTATGGGTATTCGGGTCAACGCCCTTGCTCCGGGCAGCTTCCACTCGGACATGTTCGACAATTCGGCCAAGGTCCTGCCCGGTTTCATGGAAGGTTCCATTGCGAAAACGCTGCAGAAACGCGTCGCGGAGACAGATGAAATCATCGGTTCGGTGATGTATCTGGCGAGCGATATGTCCAGCTACACCACGGGCTCCACGCTGGTGACCGACGGCGGCTACCTGGTGCTGTGA